The following proteins are co-located in the Streptomyces sp. DT2A-34 genome:
- a CDS encoding 1-acyl-sn-glycerol-3-phosphate acyltransferase — MSRFALIKAVLGPIMRLMFRPQVEGAEHIPGDGPVILAGNHLTFIDSMILPLVCDRQVFFIGKDEYVTGKGLKGRLMAWFFTGVGMIPVDRDGGRGGVAALMTGRRILEEGKVFGIYPEGTRSPDGRLYRGRTGIARLTLMTGAPVVPFAMIGTDKIQPGGAGMPRPRKVTVRFGEAMEFSRYEGMDRDRYVLRAVTDSVMAEVMRLSGQEYVDMYASKAKEAA, encoded by the coding sequence TTGTCCCGCTTCGCGCTCATCAAGGCAGTGCTCGGACCGATCATGCGCCTGATGTTCCGCCCACAGGTGGAGGGCGCGGAGCACATCCCGGGCGACGGTCCGGTCATCCTGGCCGGCAATCACCTCACGTTCATCGACTCGATGATCCTGCCGCTGGTCTGCGACCGTCAGGTCTTCTTCATCGGCAAGGACGAGTACGTCACCGGCAAGGGCCTCAAGGGCCGACTGATGGCGTGGTTCTTCACCGGCGTCGGCATGATCCCGGTCGACCGGGACGGCGGCCGGGGCGGTGTCGCGGCCCTGATGACCGGGCGCCGCATCCTGGAGGAGGGCAAGGTCTTCGGCATCTACCCCGAGGGCACGCGGTCTCCCGACGGGAGGCTGTACCGGGGGCGCACCGGCATCGCGCGGCTGACGCTGATGACCGGGGCGCCGGTCGTCCCGTTCGCCATGATCGGCACGGACAAGATCCAGCCGGGTGGGGCGGGGATGCCGCGGCCGCGCAAGGTGACGGTGCGGTTCGGTGAGGCGATGGAGTTCTCTCGGTATGAGGGCATGGACCGGGATCGGTACGTCCTGCGTGCCGTGACCGACTCCGTGATGGCTGAGGTCATGCGGCTGTCGGGGCAGGAGTATGTGGACATGTACGCAAGCAAGGCCAAAGAGGCCGCGTAG
- a CDS encoding glycerophosphodiester phosphodiesterase has product MGTQENEQAGVTGRRMLLGAAVLGAGGAVLGLSGTARAAEARPGGGGGGGLKSLPKPTIIGHRGASGYRPEHTLGSYQLALDMGADIVEAGDLVPTKDGHLVCRHEPEIGGTTDVADHPEFADRKKTKSLDGVATTGWFTEDFTLAELKTLRAIERIPANRPHNTLYNGRWEIPTFEEVLKWQDEQTRKRGKQVWIYPELKHPTYFRKQALALEERIAKVLHKYGKDKRNSPVIIQSFEPTSIQRLNKLVDNPLVVLLSGPTTRPWDFVETGDPRTVADLVKPAGLREIASYAQGIGPTLDLVIPKDADGNLTTPTTLVTDAHKVGLVLHPWTMRNENPFLPANFRKGTDADAYGDVFGAYKVYFATGIDGVFTDNPDTGVLAREDFVNG; this is encoded by the coding sequence ATGGGAACCCAGGAGAACGAGCAGGCGGGCGTAACCGGACGGCGGATGCTTCTCGGCGCGGCCGTGCTCGGCGCGGGCGGAGCGGTCCTCGGGCTGTCCGGTACGGCGAGAGCGGCCGAGGCCCGGCCCGGCGGTGGCGGGGGCGGTGGCCTGAAGAGCCTGCCCAAGCCGACGATCATCGGCCACCGGGGCGCCAGCGGCTACCGGCCCGAGCACACCCTCGGCTCCTACCAGCTGGCCCTGGACATGGGCGCCGACATCGTCGAGGCGGGCGACCTGGTGCCCACCAAGGACGGCCACCTCGTCTGCCGGCACGAGCCGGAGATCGGCGGCACGACCGATGTCGCCGACCATCCGGAGTTCGCCGACCGGAAGAAGACGAAGTCCCTCGACGGCGTCGCCACCACCGGCTGGTTCACCGAGGACTTCACGCTCGCCGAGCTGAAGACCCTGCGCGCGATCGAGCGCATCCCGGCCAACCGGCCGCACAACACCCTCTACAACGGCCGCTGGGAGATCCCCACCTTCGAAGAGGTCCTGAAGTGGCAGGACGAGCAGACCCGCAAGCGCGGCAAGCAGGTCTGGATCTACCCCGAGCTCAAGCACCCCACCTACTTCCGCAAGCAGGCCCTGGCCCTGGAGGAGCGGATCGCCAAGGTGCTGCACAAGTACGGCAAGGACAAGCGGAACTCGCCGGTCATCATCCAGTCCTTCGAGCCGACCAGCATCCAGCGCCTGAACAAGCTGGTCGACAACCCGCTGGTGGTCCTGCTGTCCGGCCCGACCACCCGCCCCTGGGACTTCGTCGAGACGGGCGACCCGCGCACGGTCGCCGACCTGGTCAAGCCGGCCGGCCTGAGGGAGATCGCCTCCTACGCCCAGGGCATCGGCCCGACCCTGGACCTGGTCATCCCGAAGGATGCGGACGGCAACCTCACCACGCCCACCACGCTGGTGACCGACGCGCACAAGGTCGGCCTGGTCCTGCACCCCTGGACGATGCGCAACGAGAACCCCTTCCTCCCGGCGAACTTCCGCAAGGGCACCGACGCGGATGCCTACGGCGACGTCTTCGGCGCCTACAAGGTGTACTTCGCGACCGGCATCGACGGTGTCTTCACCGACAACCCCGACACGGGCGTGCTGGCCCGCGAGGACTTCGTCAACGGCTGA
- a CDS encoding RNA polymerase sigma factor has product MTDDLVAALRPLLLAEASAEAHAAGTEPGDLEQAVWLRLLERLDSDGPPADPQGWLRRAVRSEARRSRRTTRREQPYESEPAADTDRHDPEHLALTAARHRDLRAAVRRLPGRCPRLMEALLSPNDLTYREIAGELGISQGSLGPERSRCLGCLRRLLTPEVAARGVRG; this is encoded by the coding sequence ATGACGGACGACCTGGTTGCCGCCCTGCGCCCGCTGCTCCTCGCGGAGGCCTCCGCCGAGGCACACGCCGCCGGAACGGAGCCGGGCGACCTGGAGCAGGCGGTCTGGCTCCGCCTCCTGGAACGCCTCGACTCGGACGGCCCACCCGCGGACCCGCAGGGCTGGCTGCGCAGGGCCGTCCGCTCCGAGGCGCGCCGAAGCCGCCGTACGACGCGACGGGAACAGCCGTACGAGAGTGAGCCCGCCGCCGACACCGATCGCCACGACCCCGAACACCTCGCCCTCACGGCCGCCCGTCACCGGGACCTGCGCGCGGCGGTACGCCGCCTCCCCGGCCGCTGCCCCCGCCTCATGGAGGCCCTCCTCTCCCCGAACGACCTGACATACCGGGAAATCGCGGGGGAGTTGGGTATCTCACAGGGCAGTCTCGGCCCGGAACGTTCCAGATGCCTGGGATGTCTGCGGCGATTGCTCACACCGGAGGTTGCGGCCCGCGGAGTGCGGGGATAG